In a genomic window of Nitrososphaerota archaeon:
- a CDS encoding ABC transporter permease, whose product MSFLIADVLQGIFSTALLLSPLYLFAGMGEIVAEKSGVANMGIEGIMLMAAFTTYAIDVTTGNPWLAISAALGVAGLIGGFFSYLAVRLRLGQIVLGLAVYLFGLGLSFVLFNNLSTGRSLAPFTNIPNIYIPYLSDIPVVGRVLFQQNILVYLAIALVILTSLFLNRTSYGLRVKAVGENPKAADNMGVNVLKVRFLAVLFGAILAGLAGAYFEIGFLQNFQFDIIAGRGFIALAMIYLANWGPYKTLFAAISFNVVYAAQSEYVQLSGIATAGSSQLFTMLPYVYLLALIPILGRRARPPKYLLKPYRKG is encoded by the coding sequence GTGAGCTTCCTCATCGCAGACGTCCTCCAAGGGATCTTCTCCACTGCCCTACTTCTTTCTCCCCTGTACCTTTTCGCCGGAATGGGGGAGATCGTGGCGGAGAAGTCAGGGGTGGCGAACATGGGCATCGAAGGAATCATGCTCATGGCCGCCTTCACAACCTACGCGATCGATGTTACCACTGGCAATCCGTGGCTGGCGATATCGGCTGCCCTGGGCGTTGCCGGACTTATTGGAGGATTCTTCTCCTACCTCGCGGTGCGTCTGCGCCTCGGTCAGATAGTGTTGGGTCTCGCGGTCTACCTCTTCGGGCTCGGCCTGTCCTTCGTTCTGTTCAACAACCTCTCAACCGGTAGGAGCTTGGCCCCATTCACCAACATCCCCAACATCTACATCCCTTACCTGAGCGATATTCCGGTCGTCGGGAGGGTGCTTTTCCAACAGAACATCCTGGTGTATCTCGCAATCGCCCTCGTAATCTTGACCTCCTTATTCCTGAACAGAACCTCCTATGGGCTTAGGGTGAAGGCTGTCGGCGAGAACCCAAAGGCTGCCGACAACATGGGGGTAAACGTCCTGAAGGTCCGGTTCCTTGCAGTCCTCTTCGGTGCCATCCTTGCAGGTCTAGCCGGAGCCTACTTCGAGATCGGTTTCCTTCAAAACTTCCAGTTTGACATTATCGCGGGGAGAGGGTTCATCGCACTCGCCATGATCTACCTGGCAAACTGGGGGCCGTACAAGACCCTCTTCGCCGCAATTTCCTTCAACGTTGTCTACGCGGCCCAATCGGAATACGTGCAACTTTCCGGAATCGCGACTGCTGGGAGTTCCCAGCTCTTCACGATGCTCCCCTACGTCTACCTACTCGCACTTATCCCAATCCTGGGAAGGAGGGCAAGGCCGCCGAAGTACCTGCTGAAGCCCTACAGGAAGGGCTAG
- a CDS encoding ABC transporter ATP-binding protein, giving the protein MEAGAQGQAVLQTRSLTKRFGSLVAVNAVDFTLRKGEIHALLGENGAGKSTLCNVLYGYYKPDGGEVAVKGQRVRLTSPKDGMGAGIGMVHQELMLIPNISVLQNMSLMTDLELTKPMLELGELKKKLMAMEETYGLEVDPEALVENLSVGERQRVEILKCLFIGANILLLDEPTSFLTEIETEKLFSSLKRMVGEGRSVVFVTHRIDEVMAIADRITVMKLGKVIATKLRSEVTQDQLAMLIVGREVMYNVLKVQTQIGKPVLQLVNVSADNDIGIRAVRDASFELRAGEILGVAGVSGNGQRELDEVVTGMRRPDSGKIILEGNDVTRETPDEMRKAGVAHVCEEHKTGFIFEFSLKDNLILSPFLAGRFKKGMFLDESKLRQTTRELLKEYNVVASSEMAELRTLSGGNKQKFLLARELFWGPKVIVANNPTKGLDIGSAEYIRNVLMKQKEAGRAILMISADLDEILDMSDRIAVMSQGRIAKIVETKDADIHELATLMTTTSRPKELA; this is encoded by the coding sequence ATGGAAGCTGGTGCACAAGGGCAAGCTGTCCTCCAGACCAGGAGTCTCACAAAGAGATTTGGGAGCCTAGTCGCAGTAAATGCAGTTGATTTCACGCTGCGCAAGGGCGAGATCCACGCCCTGCTCGGGGAGAACGGAGCGGGCAAGTCGACGCTCTGCAACGTCCTCTACGGATACTACAAGCCGGACGGAGGCGAGGTAGCAGTCAAGGGCCAGCGGGTCAGACTAACATCCCCGAAGGACGGCATGGGGGCAGGCATAGGGATGGTTCACCAGGAGCTGATGCTGATTCCCAACATCAGCGTGCTTCAGAACATGAGCCTGATGACCGACCTGGAACTGACGAAGCCGATGCTCGAGCTTGGAGAACTGAAGAAGAAGCTCATGGCAATGGAAGAGACCTATGGACTTGAGGTCGACCCTGAGGCGCTGGTGGAGAACCTTTCGGTCGGCGAAAGACAGAGGGTTGAGATACTGAAGTGCCTCTTCATCGGAGCGAACATACTCCTGCTCGACGAGCCCACGAGCTTCCTGACCGAAATCGAGACAGAGAAGCTCTTCTCAAGTCTCAAGCGAATGGTCGGGGAGGGGAGGTCAGTCGTCTTTGTCACACACAGGATTGACGAAGTGATGGCGATAGCGGACAGAATAACTGTGATGAAGCTCGGCAAGGTCATTGCGACCAAGCTCAGGAGCGAGGTCACCCAGGACCAGCTTGCCATGCTCATCGTCGGTCGCGAGGTAATGTACAACGTCCTAAAGGTGCAGACCCAAATCGGGAAACCCGTCTTGCAACTCGTCAACGTTTCAGCGGACAACGACATCGGGATCCGGGCCGTCCGGGACGCCTCTTTCGAGCTTAGGGCCGGTGAAATCCTGGGCGTCGCAGGCGTTTCAGGGAACGGTCAGAGGGAGTTAGACGAGGTCGTCACCGGGATGCGTAGGCCAGATTCTGGCAAAATCATCCTCGAGGGGAATGACGTCACTCGAGAAACCCCCGACGAAATGCGGAAGGCAGGGGTGGCTCACGTCTGCGAGGAGCACAAGACCGGATTCATCTTTGAGTTCTCGCTGAAGGACAACCTGATCCTCTCGCCTTTCCTGGCAGGCCGATTCAAGAAGGGGATGTTCCTCGACGAGTCCAAGTTGCGTCAGACAACGAGAGAGCTCCTAAAAGAATACAATGTGGTAGCTTCCTCCGAGATGGCGGAGCTCCGGACTCTGAGCGGAGGAAACAAGCAGAAATTCCTCCTTGCCCGGGAGCTCTTCTGGGGCCCCAAGGTGATCGTGGCCAACAATCCGACGAAGGGATTGGACATAGGGTCTGCCGAGTACATCCGGAACGTGTTGATGAAGCAGAAAGAGGCTGGCAGGGCGATTCTGATGATTTCGGCCGACCTGGACGAGATACTCGACATGAGTGATAGGATAGCCGTGATGAGTCAGGGGAGGATTGCAAAGATCGTCGAGACCAAGGACGCCGACATCCACGAACTCGCGACCCTGATGACGACCACGAGTCGACCGAAAGAGCTAGCCTAG
- a CDS encoding DUF2877 domain-containing protein translates to MIINATDVGELVVSLPSRQSEGRVSRVFRNSAYIEAGDELLLLLHGELRSPINVNLNPSENLEELLAVEDSCSLVDGGIVFGELTVKTKGAKVYRSGLGASWSGSPVAGSVLVKGIEMLRLLYGAAKSDLDIFSEGAFRQFAEDVISPLAGGHPDEAHALRYYLPLIGAGGGFTPAGDDFVGGFTAALNHVARTTGEAEILFSRSALTGRTVPESAALIHYAQRGYVDEELERLIVSTFGGRRERFFQDLLQVAKRGHTSGIDMSTGVLLAAAATRDRAAKEGALERCLRAVQTH, encoded by the coding sequence TTGATCATCAACGCCACAGACGTAGGGGAGCTGGTGGTTTCACTTCCATCCAGGCAGTCTGAAGGCAGAGTGTCGAGGGTCTTCAGGAATTCCGCCTACATAGAAGCCGGAGACGAACTCTTGCTCCTCTTGCACGGAGAGTTGCGGTCTCCCATCAATGTCAATTTGAACCCCTCCGAGAACTTGGAGGAATTGCTCGCCGTCGAAGACAGCTGCAGCCTGGTGGATGGGGGGATCGTCTTTGGGGAGCTGACGGTGAAAACAAAGGGAGCGAAGGTCTACAGGAGTGGCCTGGGAGCGTCATGGTCGGGATCTCCGGTGGCCGGAAGCGTCCTCGTCAAGGGAATCGAAATGCTCAGGCTGCTCTACGGGGCAGCGAAGTCAGACCTTGACATCTTCTCGGAAGGCGCCTTCCGACAGTTTGCGGAGGACGTCATCTCCCCGTTGGCCGGAGGCCACCCGGATGAAGCCCATGCCCTTCGGTACTACCTCCCCTTGATCGGGGCAGGCGGAGGGTTCACTCCCGCTGGCGACGACTTCGTGGGCGGCTTTACGGCTGCTCTCAACCACGTCGCGCGCACAACCGGCGAGGCTGAGATTCTGTTCTCAAGGAGCGCCCTCACAGGACGTACCGTTCCCGAGAGCGCTGCGCTGATTCACTATGCCCAACGGGGTTACGTGGACGAGGAGCTCGAGCGCCTCATCGTTTCGACGTTTGGGGGGAGGCGTGAAAGGTTCTTCCAGGACCTGCTCCAGGTGGCGAAGCGAGGTCACACTTCGGGCATCGACATGTCGACGGGAGTCCTGCTCGCGGCCGCCGCGACCAGGGACAGGGCAGCCAAAGAGGGGGCCTTGGAGAGATGCCTCAGGGCAGTCCAGACCCATTAG
- a CDS encoding DUF1116 domain-containing protein, whose product MPVSREEIEAANNTAVERMMDSEPVWVDLAPAKEKILGMKKTLLHAGPPIGWRDASGPLRGAIIGACIYEGWAETEAQATKLVEEGEVVLEPDHHYDAVGPMAGVISPSMPVYELVDRKFGTKTYSNMNEGVGKVLRYGAYSKDVLDKLRWMSETVAPVLRATVMDMKSSGGLPLKPMIAQALTMGDDCHNRYVATTSLFAKQIAPHIVRTGFDMETISKVSKFIDENNFTMLNMGMAAAKAMTMAGHNVKHSTIVTVMSRNGTDAGIWVSALGRRWFTAKAPVPRGLWFPGFTEADANPDIGDSSITETAGFGGFAMATAPAIVSWVGGSVQAAMDVTNRMYEITQTQHKHFLIPFLDFKGTPTGIDLRKVLKTGIAPTINTGIAHKKAGIGQVGAGTITFPMQVFTEAFGAYVDEYGA is encoded by the coding sequence TTGCCTGTCTCAAGAGAAGAGATCGAAGCCGCAAACAACACGGCGGTGGAGAGGATGATGGATTCCGAGCCGGTTTGGGTGGACCTAGCGCCGGCGAAGGAAAAGATCCTGGGAATGAAGAAGACGCTCCTTCACGCCGGACCCCCGATAGGCTGGAGGGACGCCAGCGGACCTCTGAGGGGAGCGATAATCGGCGCCTGCATCTACGAGGGATGGGCTGAGACCGAAGCGCAGGCGACGAAGCTCGTGGAAGAGGGAGAGGTCGTTCTGGAACCTGACCACCACTATGATGCCGTGGGTCCCATGGCAGGAGTGATCTCCCCGAGCATGCCGGTGTATGAGCTGGTGGATAGGAAGTTTGGCACCAAGACGTATTCGAACATGAACGAGGGTGTGGGAAAGGTCCTTCGCTACGGGGCCTACAGCAAGGACGTCCTGGACAAGCTACGGTGGATGTCGGAGACCGTGGCGCCTGTGCTCAGGGCGACGGTGATGGACATGAAGTCGTCGGGGGGCCTACCCCTGAAACCCATGATCGCCCAGGCGCTCACCATGGGCGATGACTGCCACAACCGGTATGTCGCCACTACGTCGCTCTTCGCGAAGCAGATAGCTCCTCACATCGTCCGGACTGGGTTCGACATGGAAACGATCTCCAAGGTCAGCAAGTTCATCGACGAGAACAACTTCACCATGCTGAACATGGGAATGGCCGCAGCCAAGGCAATGACCATGGCTGGACACAACGTCAAGCACAGCACCATAGTAACGGTCATGTCCAGAAACGGGACCGATGCGGGCATATGGGTGAGCGCCCTGGGCAGGCGATGGTTCACCGCCAAGGCGCCTGTCCCCAGGGGACTCTGGTTCCCCGGATTCACTGAAGCCGACGCTAATCCAGATATCGGAGACAGTTCGATAACCGAGACAGCGGGCTTCGGGGGATTTGCGATGGCCACGGCACCTGCGATTGTATCCTGGGTGGGCGGGAGCGTCCAGGCCGCCATGGATGTAACCAACAGAATGTACGAGATTACTCAGACCCAGCACAAGCACTTCCTAATCCCATTCTTGGACTTCAAGGGGACGCCGACGGGAATCGACCTGAGGAAGGTCCTGAAGACAGGCATAGCGCCCACAATCAATACGGGAATCGCCCACAAGAAGGCAGGCATAGGGCAGGTGGGGGCTGGCACCATAACCTTCCCAATGCAGGTCTTCACGGAGGCGTTCGGGGCCTACGTGGATGAATACGGGGCTTGA
- a CDS encoding 2Fe-2S iron-sulfur cluster-binding protein, translated as MRDLALMVNGQSRSLRAKDNLLLLDLLRDGLEVRSVKAACWRGECGLCTVLLNGSLVKSCLVLAAEANGGEVTTVEGISEGEKLTPIQEAFVEHGATQCGFCTPAWVLTTHELLKANPNPSEKEVEEAVGGLLCRCGTYNEIREAVADASKAYAKARKSIVQRAR; from the coding sequence ATGAGAGACCTTGCGCTCATGGTCAACGGCCAATCGAGGAGCCTGAGGGCGAAGGACAACCTGCTACTCCTGGACCTGCTCAGGGATGGCCTCGAGGTCAGGAGCGTGAAGGCTGCCTGTTGGAGGGGAGAGTGCGGCCTCTGCACTGTCCTGCTCAACGGGAGCCTGGTCAAGTCCTGCCTCGTCCTCGCAGCCGAGGCTAACGGGGGGGAGGTGACGACCGTCGAAGGGATCTCTGAAGGCGAAAAGCTGACCCCCATTCAGGAGGCATTCGTCGAACACGGAGCGACCCAGTGCGGATTCTGTACCCCCGCCTGGGTCCTGACCACCCACGAACTCCTGAAGGCGAATCCCAATCCGAGTGAAAAAGAAGTCGAGGAGGCGGTGGGAGGGCTCCTTTGCCGGTGCGGGACCTACAACGAAATCAGAGAGGCTGTCGCAGATGCTTCAAAGGCCTACGCCAAAGCGCGAAAGTCCATTGTCCAGAGGGCAAGGTAG
- a CDS encoding xanthine dehydrogenase family protein subunit M, whose product MSFGSPYVTLPDFTYHRPTTIEEVLKILKEHGDEAKVMGGGVGLLAFMKERLMSPSHVIDIKGVKELGGADYVPGRGLRIGASVTIAELCQNDLIQDKFTVLHEALSRVADQMIRGRATLVGNLCEAIPWVDSPPALISLDATVEVVGPGGRRKVPVASFIKGPVDIDLGPEEMVASVEVPDVSGMRSTFEKFTSGSEFSLASIAVTLQSQGRKRTARVVYGAVNSTPVRCQEVEQVLEQETSRASIRRAADTAADKVECMSDVLASSDYRKHLVKVVTTKALGRLLQK is encoded by the coding sequence ATGAGCTTCGGCTCTCCCTATGTGACACTCCCCGACTTCACCTACCACAGGCCGACGACGATAGAAGAAGTGCTCAAGATCCTCAAGGAGCACGGAGACGAGGCGAAAGTGATGGGTGGCGGGGTGGGCCTACTGGCATTCATGAAGGAGAGGTTGATGTCGCCGTCGCACGTCATCGACATCAAGGGAGTGAAGGAGCTCGGAGGGGCGGACTACGTCCCTGGCAGGGGCCTCAGGATCGGGGCTTCAGTGACGATTGCTGAACTCTGCCAGAACGACCTGATTCAGGACAAGTTCACCGTTCTTCACGAGGCCCTCTCGAGAGTGGCGGACCAGATGATAAGGGGCCGGGCGACCCTCGTCGGCAACCTCTGCGAAGCGATCCCCTGGGTGGACAGCCCGCCCGCACTTATTTCGCTTGACGCAACAGTCGAAGTGGTCGGGCCGGGGGGGAGGAGGAAGGTCCCGGTCGCCAGCTTCATCAAAGGCCCCGTCGATATCGACCTGGGCCCGGAGGAGATGGTTGCTTCTGTCGAAGTCCCCGACGTCAGCGGCATGAGGAGCACCTTCGAGAAGTTCACATCTGGCTCGGAGTTCTCTCTCGCGAGCATCGCGGTCACTCTCCAGTCCCAGGGAAGGAAGAGGACTGCGAGAGTGGTCTATGGAGCCGTGAACTCGACCCCCGTTCGATGCCAGGAAGTGGAACAGGTTCTTGAACAGGAAACGAGCAGGGCATCCATTAGGAGGGCGGCAGACACTGCAGCCGACAAGGTAGAATGCATGAGCGACGTCCTGGCGTCCTCGGATTACAGGAAGCATCTGGTCAAGGTCGTAACCACCAAGGCCCTTGGGAGGCTGCTGCAGAAATGA
- a CDS encoding xanthine dehydrogenase family protein molybdopterin-binding subunit — protein MTGEGWVGRPVPPQDSVLKVTGTASYTYDWDLPGTLHSKLVTSTVPHAKILNINTAKAKEVPGVVAVLTGRDMPFRVGMYAGDRDLLAVEKVRWAGHPVALVVAESLEAAERASELVDVEYEALPAVLDPIESLKPDAPLLHENMQEYKHAPAFYPVPGTNVANRFRLIHGDVEKGFAEADEIIEDEFTVSHVSHAYMETQNVVAQFLRDGSVEVWTSCQSPFVVRQIMSESLKIPANKITVRVAFVGGGFGGKAGLGWEALVATASRAVGYRPVKLVLSRKENFASAASREGVVANVKAGFKKDGKCVAYKVRFVLDAGAYADYTVNVSRAMGYSAEGVYEIPNVDCESLAVYTNKIPTTAMRGFGYSESNWVLEQVFERAANKLGLDSAKLRRINLLRPGESHTATGEKLREDVGDPRKVLQTVLEGIEWDGKVGPPSEPWKVRARGFALCVKGPSQPPNASSSAIIKFNEDSTIDLVVGTGNFGQGTATALTQLVADRFGIPVEKVRVDPTRDTGKSAYTWQTVGSRGLFTDGMATLRACDDAKNQILELASQVLRVPKDELEVSEGAVKAKGRPWVTIPLKELVFGYVYPNGNTVGGPVIGRGYFSSSLNTYLDPQTGQGVPTIFHTFGGTAVDVELDLVTGAVEVAKAVQVFDVGKAINPLLLKMQLNGGFIMGMSVALFEKIKFDEQGWVTNPNFTSYYIARMKDVPKEFVGRFVETPQFDGPMGARGIGELSMISVASAISNAIYRATGIRLNNLPMSPEVVWEAIREQRPDLISQAMDSFSKVESPVRVKS, from the coding sequence TTGACAGGCGAAGGCTGGGTAGGAAGGCCGGTCCCGCCACAGGACTCGGTGCTGAAGGTCACTGGTACTGCTAGCTACACCTATGACTGGGACCTACCTGGAACGCTCCATTCCAAGCTCGTAACCAGCACAGTCCCCCACGCGAAGATCTTGAACATCAACACGGCGAAGGCGAAGGAAGTCCCGGGCGTGGTCGCGGTGCTGACTGGCAGGGACATGCCGTTCCGGGTGGGAATGTACGCCGGTGACAGGGACCTTCTGGCCGTGGAGAAGGTAAGATGGGCTGGACATCCCGTCGCCCTGGTGGTGGCAGAATCACTGGAAGCAGCCGAGAGGGCCTCGGAATTGGTGGACGTGGAATACGAGGCACTGCCCGCTGTCCTGGACCCCATAGAATCACTGAAGCCAGACGCGCCCTTGCTCCATGAGAACATGCAGGAGTACAAGCATGCCCCTGCTTTCTATCCGGTCCCGGGGACGAACGTGGCGAACCGATTCCGGCTGATACACGGAGATGTGGAGAAGGGCTTCGCAGAGGCGGACGAGATAATCGAGGATGAGTTCACGGTCTCCCACGTCAGCCACGCGTACATGGAGACGCAGAACGTAGTCGCTCAGTTCCTTAGGGACGGGAGCGTCGAGGTCTGGACGAGCTGCCAATCACCCTTCGTAGTAAGGCAGATAATGTCTGAATCCCTCAAGATCCCGGCAAACAAGATCACTGTACGGGTCGCCTTCGTGGGAGGTGGGTTTGGCGGGAAGGCTGGCCTCGGATGGGAAGCCCTGGTGGCGACCGCGTCGAGGGCCGTGGGGTACAGGCCGGTCAAGCTTGTCCTTTCTCGGAAGGAGAACTTCGCCTCGGCCGCATCGCGGGAGGGGGTCGTGGCGAACGTCAAAGCCGGATTCAAGAAGGACGGGAAGTGCGTAGCGTACAAGGTGAGGTTTGTGCTGGACGCTGGAGCCTACGCGGACTACACGGTGAACGTGTCCCGGGCGATGGGGTATTCGGCGGAGGGAGTGTACGAGATCCCGAACGTGGATTGTGAGTCGCTCGCGGTATACACCAACAAGATACCCACCACAGCCATGAGAGGTTTCGGCTACTCAGAGAGCAACTGGGTATTGGAGCAGGTCTTCGAGCGGGCTGCCAACAAATTGGGCCTCGATTCTGCGAAATTGAGGAGGATCAACCTGTTGAGACCGGGGGAGTCACACACGGCGACGGGCGAGAAGCTGAGGGAGGACGTCGGGGACCCGAGGAAGGTCCTGCAGACGGTCCTTGAAGGCATAGAATGGGACGGGAAGGTCGGACCGCCGTCCGAGCCCTGGAAGGTGAGGGCCAGAGGGTTTGCCCTCTGCGTGAAGGGTCCATCGCAGCCTCCGAACGCCTCGTCATCCGCGATAATCAAGTTCAACGAAGATTCGACCATAGACCTGGTGGTCGGGACTGGGAACTTCGGCCAGGGGACTGCCACTGCCCTCACGCAGCTCGTTGCCGACAGGTTCGGAATCCCCGTCGAGAAGGTCAGGGTCGACCCCACACGGGATACTGGCAAGTCCGCCTACACGTGGCAGACCGTGGGGAGCAGGGGGCTCTTCACGGACGGCATGGCCACACTGAGGGCCTGCGACGACGCAAAGAACCAGATTCTCGAGCTCGCCTCCCAGGTCCTGCGAGTGCCGAAGGACGAACTGGAGGTATCGGAAGGGGCGGTGAAGGCAAAAGGGAGGCCCTGGGTGACGATTCCTTTGAAGGAGCTTGTCTTTGGATACGTCTACCCCAACGGGAATACGGTCGGCGGCCCAGTGATAGGTCGGGGATACTTCTCCTCGAGCCTGAACACCTACCTCGACCCCCAGACCGGCCAGGGGGTCCCGACAATCTTCCACACCTTCGGCGGCACGGCGGTGGATGTCGAGCTCGACCTAGTCACTGGCGCTGTCGAGGTCGCCAAGGCTGTCCAGGTCTTCGACGTAGGCAAGGCCATCAACCCGCTGCTCCTTAAGATGCAACTGAACGGCGGCTTCATCATGGGCATGAGCGTGGCGCTCTTCGAGAAGATCAAGTTCGACGAACAGGGCTGGGTGACGAACCCCAACTTCACCAGCTACTACATCGCGCGAATGAAGGACGTCCCCAAGGAGTTCGTGGGGAGGTTCGTGGAGACCCCGCAGTTCGACGGTCCCATGGGGGCAAGGGGCATTGGGGAACTGAGCATGATCTCCGTGGCCTCGGCCATATCGAACGCTATCTACCGCGCGACCGGAATCAGGCTCAACAACCTGCCCATGAGCCCCGAAGTAGTTTGGGAGGCCATCAGGGAGCAGAGGCCCGACCTAATCTCTCAGGCCATGGACAGCTTCTCGAAGGTCGAGAGCCCGGTGCGCGTGAAATCATGA
- the arcC gene encoding carbamate kinase: MKIVIALGGNALARPEQEGTYDEQVANVRVVCRQLAEIIKNGHQVVVTHGNGPQVGNLAIQGGATKDVPELPLHVLDAMTQGEIGYLIQRELGNALEALGVKLSVASVVTQVLVDVKDPAFDSPSKPIGPFYDETRAKMLAKEKGFVMKKVDRNPGRPYRRVVPSPDPVHVVEERVIAGMIREGYVVVAGGGGGIPVVKNSSGRYEGVDAVIDKDLCAEKIAEAVGADCLLILTNVEKLMAGYGTPKAKSLDSLTVKEAKRLLAQGEFPPGTMGPKVLACLRFVEWRGGRGIIASLAGAVDALAGRSGTRITPG, from the coding sequence TTGAAGATCGTAATCGCCCTCGGAGGGAACGCCCTGGCGAGACCCGAGCAGGAGGGAACCTATGACGAGCAGGTCGCAAACGTCCGGGTCGTTTGTAGGCAGCTGGCGGAGATAATCAAGAACGGCCACCAGGTGGTGGTGACTCACGGAAACGGGCCACAGGTGGGCAACCTTGCGATTCAAGGGGGCGCCACCAAAGACGTCCCCGAACTTCCCTTGCACGTACTCGATGCCATGACCCAGGGGGAGATAGGATACCTGATTCAGAGGGAACTCGGCAACGCCCTCGAAGCCCTCGGGGTGAAGCTCTCAGTCGCATCCGTGGTCACCCAGGTCCTCGTGGACGTCAAAGACCCCGCCTTCGATAGTCCCTCCAAGCCGATCGGACCTTTCTACGACGAGACGCGGGCGAAGATGCTGGCAAAGGAGAAGGGGTTTGTAATGAAGAAGGTGGACAGAAACCCTGGGAGGCCCTACAGGAGGGTTGTTCCTTCTCCTGACCCAGTTCACGTTGTAGAGGAGAGAGTCATTGCAGGGATGATTCGCGAAGGATACGTGGTCGTGGCGGGCGGAGGGGGCGGGATCCCTGTCGTCAAGAACTCTTCAGGAAGATACGAGGGGGTCGACGCTGTCATCGACAAGGACCTTTGTGCAGAGAAGATCGCGGAGGCGGTAGGGGCCGACTGCCTACTGATACTCACAAATGTGGAGAAGCTCATGGCCGGATACGGGACCCCCAAGGCAAAGAGCTTGGATTCCCTGACTGTCAAGGAGGCAAAGAGGCTCCTGGCCCAGGGTGAGTTCCCCCCGGGAACAATGGGACCGAAAGTCCTGGCCTGCCTCCGGTTCGTCGAGTGGCGGGGCGGCCGGGGGATCATAGCGTCTCTTGCAGGAGCTGTCGACGCGCTGGCGGGAAGGTCAGGAACCAGAATCACGCCAGGTTAG
- a CDS encoding aspartate carbamoyltransferase regulatory subunit — MSKREAGEEMLVRKIEQGTVIDHIPDWKAETVAKVLRLDKLARMQADVSVAILQNVKSQSLGRKDIVKIDRWQVDERDADILSLVFPGISVNYVNEWKVSKYQARVPDVIEGRIRCPEVSCISNAEREPVVTKFITLKRERLLQCHYCDTLLGFDAVPDHVSG; from the coding sequence TTGTCAAAGAGAGAAGCGGGCGAGGAGATGCTTGTGAGAAAGATCGAACAGGGGACGGTCATCGACCACATCCCTGACTGGAAAGCCGAGACCGTCGCGAAGGTCCTCAGGCTGGACAAGCTGGCTCGGATGCAGGCCGATGTTTCGGTCGCGATACTTCAGAACGTGAAGAGTCAGAGCCTGGGCAGGAAGGACATTGTGAAGATAGACAGATGGCAGGTGGACGAAAGGGATGCGGACATCCTGTCCCTAGTCTTCCCGGGCATCTCGGTCAATTACGTCAACGAGTGGAAGGTGTCCAAGTATCAGGCGAGGGTGCCAGACGTTATCGAAGGGAGGATAAGGTGCCCCGAGGTCTCCTGCATATCGAATGCCGAGAGGGAGCCGGTGGTAACCAAATTCATCACCCTGAAGCGTGAGAGGCTCTTGCAGTGCCACTACTGCGACACATTGCTCGGGTTCGACGCTGTCCCTGACCACGTAAGCGGGTAG